A genomic region of Trifolium pratense cultivar HEN17-A07 linkage group LG3, ARS_RC_1.1, whole genome shotgun sequence contains the following coding sequences:
- the LOC123913976 gene encoding uncharacterized protein LOC123913976, producing the protein MMGDRIELLVKNLREVNSTMLLLSKQMNEYEQRQKSFPQRAEIQKVNTEIGDDSEMDSESMKKSSEQLDRKFPATTTVTASIKKNHTSVVEVMEENHHEPNNKVNSMLKLNEASKGNGKDFIVCIESGKSEKGKSPNTKVERQRAHSVDLRLPSKPPNVEVEPLGFDQPTKVRSRREPPAKPPDRSVALDKGGYGRADVERRRIQTKLLRPPLSPDPPDADRLAAALSRRASPHMTSYLNGEKDLEIPRVKREFAKVGNHFNLMGQIHTSLPSIFHHNNLLHVLSSGQYSNFHVSPKEQPLPLAIATYPSYTMQSVDLTGQTQVNICLFFEIFSLWARVKLSGWAQIKNNSTWVEEKSNSNILSQTRNFVFPYGFSAESIASHHKCSPSSNLCYVCKEESQSIVKIREFEQEIVVYGSLSLPLEKFKQVRYKGYQKVAIISACAFPLCKCFGRHIKRFSVKLEVGALDKDVIAIVNSYLMSGNWALVLEGFYDKRVWNLIAFNFVTESFNLKAPNEKIVDVSQWMESKEVSPKTIRNSWINEMSLILSSKLRDMLVLCIEGFAADDSIKGIVRLLGMKENAALTIVDAANELDGLLAKYVADAHRWSENEEMSPYTTMWYSLISEFAQQGMCLEVLKYFRSMMLLVHICSRTFMSWFIAYADPLLLSNGKEVNGCSLKSLANRNHLLSTTLIEMLRRFWNTMMGTFEEMKAGFDCGMMFLHAIILNKQWDPEEFNFPMATTTDDYCWGDLLIFPGWFNFVFDRGKFDGCKISSTLRTRLFEEVGIDRDLNHEVGLDFGPSLRCGKEGGRNERMLRWQRMHEECMCCIRNWLYI; encoded by the exons ATGATGGGAGACAGAATTGAACTGTTGGTTAAGAATTTGAGAGAAGTGAATTCAACGATGCTATTGCTATCAAAGcaaatgaatgaatatgaaCAGAGACAGAAGTCATTTCCCCAGAGAGCAGAGATTCAGAAGGTGAATACAgaaattggtgatgattcaGAGATGGATTCTGAATCGATGAAGAAGTCATCGGAGCAATTAGATCGAAAGTTTCCAGCAACAACTACGGTGACAGCATCAATCAAGAAGAATCACACAAGTGTGGTTGAGGTGATGGAAGAGAATCACCACGAGCCAAATAACAAAGTTAATTCAATGTTGAAATTGAACGAGGCGTCTAAGGGTAACGGAAAGGATTTCATCGTGTGCATTGAATCGGGAAAGTCGGAGAAGGGGAAGTCACCAAACACGAAGGTTGAGAGACAACGTGCACATAGCGTGGACTTGCGATTGCCGTCGAAACCACCGAACGTGGAGGTTGAGCCGTTGGGCTTTGATCAACCTACGAAAGTCCGTTCACGGCGAGAACCACCGGCTAAACCGCCAGATAGAAGCGTAGCTTTGGATAAGGGTGGATATGGGAGAGCGGATGTAGAGAGAAGGAGGATACAAACGAAATTGCTCAGGCCACCACTTTCGCCAGACCCGCCAGATGCCGATCGATTGGCAGCGGCGCTATCACGGCGAGCATCGCCGCATATGACGTCGTATCTGAACGGAGAGAAGGATCTAGAGATACCAAGGGTGAAAAGGGAATTTGCTAAGGTTGGTAACCATTTTAATCTAATGGGTCAGATACACACATCTCTTCCGTCCATTTTCCACCATAACAACTTATTACACGTGTTATCATCAGGCCAGTATTCCAATTTTCATGTGTCACCCAAGGAACAACCTTTACCACTTGCTATTGCCACGTATCCTTCTTACACAATGCAATCTGTTGATCTTACGGGCCAGACCCAagttaatatttgtttattttttgagaTATTTTCCCTTTGGGCCAGAGTAAAACTATCTGGCTGGGCCCAAATCAAGAATAATAGCACTTGGGTTGAGGAAAAGAGTAACTCAAATATTCTAAGTCAAACAAGAAATTTCGTTTTTCCATATGGGTTTTCAGCTGAGTCCATTGCGTCTCATCATAAGTGTTCTCCATCTTCCAATTTGTGTTATGTTTGTAAGGAGGAATCCCAATCAATTGTCAAAATTCGAGAATTTGAGCAAGAGATTGTTGTGTACGGGTCTCTAAGTTTGCCTCTAGAGAAGTTTAAACAAGTGAGGTACAAGGGGTACCAAAAAGTAGCTATAATTTCTGCATGTGCTTTCCCTTTGTGCAAGTGTTTTGGAAGGCATATTAAGAGGTTTAGTGTGAAACTGGAAGTGGGTGCTCTTGACAAGGATGTGATTGCAATTGTTAACTCTTATCTCATGAGTGGCAATTGGGCTTTGGTGTTAGAGGGTTTTTATGACAAGAGAGTATGGAACTTGATAGCTTTTAACTTTGTAACGGAGAGTTTTAATTTGAAGGCACCAAATGAGAAAATTGTTGATGTGTCTCAATGGATGGAAAGTAAAGAGGTGTCCCCAAAGACAATTAGGAACTCTTGGATAAATGAGATGAGTCTAATTTTATCATCTAAATTAAGGGACATGTTGGTTCTTTGCATAGAGGGCTTTGCAGCAGATGATTCAATAAAGGGAATTGTTAGGCTATTGGGAATGAAAGAAAATGCAGCATTAACTATAGTGGATGCTGCAAATGAGCTTGATGGTCTCTTAGCTAAATATGTGGC TGATGCTCACCGTTGGAGTGAAAATGAAGAGATGTCACCATATACAACAATGTGGTACTCTTTGATTAGCGAGTTTGCACAACAAGGAATGTGTTTGGAAGTGCTGAAATATTTTAGGAGTATGATGTTGTTGGTGCATATATGTTCAAGAACTTTCATGAGTTGGTTCATAGCATATGCCGATCCATTGTTGTTGTCAAATGGAAAGGAGGTGAATGGGTGCTCATTGAAATCTTTGGCTAATAGAAATCATTTGTTGTCAACTACTTTGATTGAGATGCTGAGACGATTTTGGAATACTATGATGGGGACTTTTGAAGAAATGAAAGCTGGATTTGATTGTGGGATGATGTTCTTGCATGCAATCATTTTGAACAAACAGTGGgatccagaagaattcaatttTCCTATGGCAACTACAACTGATGACTATTGCTGGGGtgacttacttatttttcctGGATGGttcaactttgtatttgatAGAGGCAAGTTTGATGGATGTAAAATAAgttcaaccttgaggacaaggttgtttGAAGAGGTGGGTATTGATAGAGACTTGAATCATGAAGTGGGCCTTGACTTTGGCCCAAGCCTAAGGTGTGGAAAGGAAGGGGGAAGGAATGAAAGAATGTTGAGGTGGCAAAGAATGCATGAGGAATGCATGTGCTGCATCAGGAAttggttatatatatag
- the LOC123913974 gene encoding uncharacterized protein LOC123913974 isoform X2, giving the protein MGRSLEMLVDVNLAEEGILRLLFAAVYLMLNKSGNDSETSAASRLLALATCFATTMLRKYGLLQHKKDICIAEGLNKTGLLSLPPIEPVKLQTEVDFAQKLSDLAHFLEIIRNLQCRHRTTFQKANQGLVDGEESSVTGIEMLHEEPQLAVLPSNLESLDILNQRDISFPLPASSGGNDENLALVPVDSESKLVSDELGNLSHSEKKVLPLENPREMMARWKVGNLDLKTVVKDALLSGRLPLAVLQLHLHQSEDFIVDKEPHDTFTEVRDIGRAVAYDLFMKGEAELAVATLQRLGENIEYCLKQLLFGTVRRSLRAQIAEEMKRYGYLGPYELKILKDISLIESLYPSSGFWKTYHHRLKDTSGPSNSVSPLENRLRLLHNHSFDSLVIECGEIDGVVLDTWMNINENSPALEVDDDDDAHIGYWAAAAIWFDAWEQRTVDRMILNQSLHSDISLLWESQLDYHVCRNHWKEVFRLLDIMPAYVLSAGSLQLNVDVVQPVSSSGCDVKPSNYENFLYSLEELDSVCIEVPDVQIYKFSPDIFSGWIRMLTEEKLAERFIFLREYWEGTMELVALLARSGYISGKNNIRLEDDLNETSSVRDGTVQALHKIFVHHCAQYNLPNLLDLYLDHHRLVLDLDSLYALQDTAVGCEWARWLLLSRVKGCEYKASLANARSIMSHDLAPRSNLGVLELDEIIRTVDDIAEGGGEMAALATLMHASVPIESCLNSGGVNRHSNSSAQCTLENLRPTLQRFPTLWRTLVGACLGQDTMSLLVPKAKTALLDYLSWRDDIFLSTGRDTSLLQMLPCWFPKPVRRLIQLYVQGPLGCQSFSAFPMGETLLHRDIDLFESADLHDDISAISWEATIQRHIEEELHSPLLEENGFGLEHHLHRGRALAAFNQILGHRVQKLKSEQEGSSSSHEQTNIQSDVQKLLSPLGQGEDTLLSSVLSTAILHFEDSMLVASCAFLLELCGLSASKMRIDIAVLKRISSFHKSNETNENLKQLLPKGSVFHAISHETDVTESLARALADEYLHKDSPVISSEVGAPSKQPSRALILVLHHLEKASLPPLVDGNTYGSWILSGNGDGNELRSQRKVSSQHWSLVTNFCRLHQLPLSTKYLSVLARDSDWIEFLSEAQIGGYPYDTVVQVASKEFSDPRLRLHMLTVLRGMQSKKKAGSAPFSDAPEKSSETPFPDENICIPVELFQILAVCEKQKCPGEALLMKAKELSWSILAMVASCFLDVSPLSCLTVWLEITAARETSSIKVNDIASQIADNVGAAVNATNALPVVDRVLTFHYNRQSPKRRRLITPVSLESSASAMSDISSTSINERIFDSQGKTMEDEITAEHRGSVLPESVSDDGPASLSKMVAVLCEQQLFSPLLRAFEMFLPSCPLLPFIRALQAFSQMRLSEASAHLGSFSARIKEEPPQLQANLGREGQIGTSWISSTAATAADAVLSTCPSPYEKRCLLQLLAATDFGDGGNAAAYYRRLYWKINLAEPLLHKDDELHLGNENWDDASLLSALEKNRHWEQARNWAKQLEASGAPWKSAMHHVTESQAESMVAEWKEFLWDVPEERVALWSHCHALFIRYSFPSLQAGLFFLKHAEAVEKDLPARELHELLLLSLQWLSGMISLSNPVCPLQLLREIETKVWLLAVESETQVKSEGDFNFTFSIRENAIRNDSSIIDRTASIISKMDNHINTMRNRTVEKYDSRENNQIPHKNQVVDAGLSTTFGGSTKPKRRAKGYVALRRPALDSVEKSADTDDGSGISFKNDLQLQEENLKVEMSFSRWEERVGAAELERAVLSLLEFGQITAAKQLQYKFSPGQIPSEFRLVDAALKLASMSTPSSNVSVSMLDEEVHSVLQTYGLLNNKHRVDPFQVLESLVVIFTEGSGRGLCKKIIAVIKAANTLGLSFFEAFNKQPIELLQLLSLKAQESFEEAKFLVQTHPMPAASIAQILAESFLKGVLAAHRGGYIDSQKEEGPAPLLWRFSDFLKWAELCPSEPEIGHALMRLVITGQEIPHACEVELLILSHHFYKSSACLDGVDVLVALAATRVDAYVLEGDFPCLARLITGVGNFYALNFILGILIENGQLDLLLQKYSAAADTNTGTAEAVRGFRMAVLTSLKHFNPNDLDAFALVYTHFDMKHETASLLESRAEQSCEQWFRRYNKDQNEDLLDSMRYFIEAAEVHSSIDAGNKTRKDCAQASLLSLQIRMPDFQWLYRSETNARRALVEQSRFQEALIVAEAYNLNQPSEWALVLWNQMLKPEVMEEFVAEFVAVLPLQPSMLTDLAKFYRAEVAARGDQSHFSVWLTGGGLPAEWAKYLGRSFRCLLKRTRDLRLRMQLATVATGFGDIIDACTQEMDKVPDNAAPLVLRKGHGGAYLPLM; this is encoded by the exons ATGGGCAGATCTTTGGAAATGCTTGTGGATGTGAATCTAGCAGAAGAGGGGATTCTGAGATTGCTTTTTGCTGCAGTTTATCTTATGCTTAATAAAAGTGGCAATGATAGCGAAACTTCTGCTGCTTCCAG GCTTCTTGCACTGGCAACTTGCTTTGCAACTACAATGCTTCGTAAGTATGGGTTACTACAACATAAAAAGGATATATGCATAGCAGAGGGCTTGAACAAGACAGGATTGCTTTCACTTCCCCCAATTGAACCAGTGAAACTACAAACTGAAGTGGATTTTGCTCAAAAACTTTCCGACCTGGCTCATTTCTTGGAGATCATCCGAAATCTGCAATGTAGGCATAGGACAACATTCCAAAAGGCTAATCAAGGATTG GTTGATGGTGAAGAGTCATCTGTTACGGGTATAGAGATGCTGCACGAAGAACCCCAACTTGCAGTTCTTCCATCAAATTTAGAGTCATTGGATATATTGAACCAACGTGATATTTCTTTTCCTTTACCAGCATCAAGTGGCGGAAATGATGAAAATCTTGCGCTGGTACCTGTTGATTCCGAGTCTAAATTGGTCTCAGATGAATTAGGTAACTTATCTCATTCAGAAAAGAAAGTTTTGCCTCTGGAAAATCCAAGAGAGATGATGGCGCGCTGGAAGGTGGGTAATCTGGACCTCAAGACTGTGGTTAAAGATGCTCTGCTATCTGGTCGACTCCCTTTGGCTGTTCTTCAACTTCATCTACATCAATCAGAGGATTTCATTGTTGACAAAGAGCCTCATGATACTTTTACTGAAGTTCGTGACATTGGAAGAGCTGTTGCTTATGACTTATTTATGAAG GGTGAAGCAGAACTTGCTGTTGCAACACTTCAAAGACTTGGTGAGAACATTGAATATTGCCTCAAACAACTTTTGTTTGGCACTGTAAGGAGATCCTTACGAGCCCAGATTGCCGAGGAAATGAAAAGATATGGTTATCTAGGACCATATGAGTTGAAGATATTGAAAGATATTTCACTGATTGAG AGTCTCTATCCAAGCAGTGGTTTCTGGAAAACATATCATCATCGGCTGAAAGATACAAGTGGTCCCTCAAACTCTGTTTCACCGTTGGAAAATAGATTAAGGCTCTTGCATAACCATTCATTTGATAGTCTTGTCATTGAATGTGGTGAGATTGATGGAGTTGTCTTGGATACGTGGATGAATATTAATGAAAACTCCCCTGCACTGGAAgttgacgatgatgatgatgctcaTATTGGATATTGGGCTGCTGCTGCTATCTGGTTTGATGCATGGGAGCAAAGAACTGTTGATCGG ATGATACTGAATCAATCTCTTCATTCAGACATTTCTTTATTGTGGGAGTCACAACTTGACTACCATGTGTGTCGTAATCATTGGAAGGAAGTCTTTAGATTATTAGATATAATGCCTGCATATGTCTTATCTGCTGGAAGCCTTCAACTCAATGTGGATGTTGTACAGCCTGTCTCATCTTCAGGATGTGATGTGAAGCCTTCTAATTATGAAAATTTCTTATACTCTCTTGAAGAATTGGATTCTGTATGCATTGAAGTTCCAGATGTTCAAATATACAAGTTTTCACCTGATATTTTCTCTGGGTGGATAAGGATGCTTACGGAAGAAAAGCTTGCAGaaagatttatatttttgagGGAATATTGGGAAGGGACAATGGAATTGGTAGCTCTTTTGGCTCGTTCAGGTTATATATCTGGCAAAAATAACATTAGGTTGGAGGATGATCTCAATGAGACTTCATCAGTCAGAGATGGAACTGTACAAGCTTTGCATAAAATATTTGTGCATCACTGTGCACAATATAACTTGCCAAATCTTTTGGACCTCTACCTTGACCATCATCGCTTGGTCCTTGATCTTGATTCACTTTATGCATTACAGGATACTGCA GTTGGTTGTGAATGGGCAAGATGGCTGCTCTTATCCAGAGTTAAGGGGTGTGAATACAAGGCCTCACTTGCCAATGCTCGTTCAATTATGTCACATGATCTTGCTCCTAGAAGCAACCTTGGTGTTCTGGAGTTGGATGAAATAATTCGAACTGTTGATGACATTGCTGAAGGAGGGGGAGAAATGGCAGCTCTAGCAACCTTGATGCATGCTTCTGTCCCCATCGAAAGCTGCTTAAATAGTGGTGGTGTAAATAGGCACAGCAATTCCTCTGCCCAGTGCACATTGGAGAACCTTAGGCCGACTTTGCAAAGGTTTCCTACATTGTGGCGCACACTTGTTGGAGCATGTCTTGGTCAAGATACAATGAGCTTGTTGGTGCCCAAAGCGAAAACTG CTTTATTAGACTATCTTAGTTGGCGCGATGACATTTTCTTGTCTACCGGGCGTGATACTTCACTTCTACAAATGCTTCCATGCTGGTTTCCTAAGCCAGTACGAAGATTGATACAGCTTTATGTCCAG GGTCCTCTTGGTTGCCAATCATTTTCAGCATTCCCTATGGGGGAAACTTTGCTACACAGAGATATTGACTTATTTGAAAGTGCTGATTTGCATGATGATATAAGTGCAATCTCCTGGGAGGCAACTATCCAACGGCACATTGAAGAAGAACTACACAGTCCTTTACTTGAG GAAAATGGATTTGGGCTTGAGCATCATTTGCATCGTGGACGAGCGTTGGCAGCTTTTAACCAAATTCTTGGCCATAGAGTTCAAAAGTTGAAGTCAGAACAGGAAGGCAGTAGTTCGTCTCATGAGCAAACTAACATTCAATCAGATGTTCAGAAACTTCTTTCACCACTAGGACAAGGCGAAGATACTCTACTTTCATCT GTTTTGTCAACTGCAATTTTGCATTTCGAAGATTCTATGCTTGTTGCCTCTTGTGCTTTTCTTTTGGAGCTGTGTGGTTTATCTGCCAGCAAGATGCGAATTGACATTGCTGTGCTAAAACGGATATCTTCTTTCCACAAATCAAATGAAACTAATGAAAATCTCAAGCAATTATTACCTAAGGGATCTGTCTTTCATGCAATATCACATGAAACTGATGTAACAGAATCTCTTGCGCGAGCTCTAGCTGATGAGTATCTGCACAAAGATTCTCCTGTAATTTCTTCCGAAGTTGGAGCTCCAAGTAAACAGCCTTCACGAGCTCTTATTCTTGTCTTACACCATTTGGAAAAGGCAAGCCTTCCACCGTTGGTTGATGGAAATACCTATGGGTCATGGATATTAAGTGGAAATGGTGATGGAAATGAATTAAGATCTCAACGAAAGGTTTCCAGCCAGCACTGGTCATTGGTAACAAATTTTTGTAGGTTGCACCAGCTTCCCTTAAGTACAAAGTACCTTTCTGTATTAGCTAGAGACAGTGACTGG ATTGAATTTTTGTCTGAAGCTCAGATTGGAGGATATCCATATGATACAGTAGTCCAAGTG GCATCAAAGGAGTTCAGCGATCCACGTCTCAGACTTCATATGTTAACAGTTTTGAGAGGAATGCAATCGAAAAAAAAGGCAGGCTCTGCACCGTTCTCGGATGCACCGGAGAAAAGCAGTGAAACACCCTTTCCTGATGAAAACATATGCATTCCAGTTGAACTCTTCCAAATATTAGCAGTGTGCGAAAAGCAAAAATGTCCAGGAGAGGCTCTCTTGATGAAAGCAAAAGAGTTGTCCTGGTCAATATTGGCAATGGTTGCTTCATGTTTCCTTGATGTCTCTCCATTGTCATGTCTGACAGTTTGGTTGGAAATTACTGCAGCAAG AGAAACTTCATCAATCAAGGTGAACGATATTGCTTCTCAGATTGCAGACAATGTTGGAGCGGCTGTAAATGCAACTAATGCCCTTCCTGTAGTAGACAGAGTGCTCACATTCCATTATAATAGGCAGAGTCCTAAACGTCGACGGTTAATAACTCCTGTTTCACTCGAATCCTCTGCTTCTGCAATGTCTGACATCTCAAGTACTTCTATAAATGAAAGAATATTTGATTCTCAAGGTAAAACTATGGAGGATGAAATAACAGCAGAACATCGTGGATCTGTTCTTCCTGAAAGTGTTTCCGATGACGGTCCTGCTTCTCTTTCCAAGATGGTTGCAGTGCTTTGTGAACAACAGTTGTTTTCGCCTTTGCTAAGGGCCTTTGAGATGTTCCTTCCATCGTGCCCCTTGCTGCCATTTATCCGTGCTCTTCAG GCATTTTCACAAATGCGCCTCTCAGAAGCTTCTGCACACTTGGGCTCCTTTTCTGCTCGAATTAAGGAAGAACCGCCGCAGTTACAGGCAAATTTAGGAAGGGAGGGGCAGATTGGGACATCATGGATTAGTTCTACTGCTGCTACAGCTGCTGATGCTGTGCTTTCAACCTGCCCTTCTCCTTATGAGAAAAGATGCTTGCTGCAACTTCTTGCTGCCACAGACTTTGGTGATGGTGGAAATGCAGCGGCATACTATCGAAGGCTTTATTGGAAAATTAATTTAGCAGAGCCTCTACTTCATAAAGACGACGAGTTACATTTAGGTAATGAAAATTGGGATGATGCTTCACTCTTGTCTGCACTAGAAAAAAATAGGCACTGGGAGCAAGCAAGGAATTGGGCCAAGCAGTTGGAGGCCAGTGGTGCACCCTGGAAATCTGCTATGCATCATGTTACAGAATCTCAG GCTGAATCTATGGTAGCTGAATGGAAGGAATTCCTTTGGGATGTGCCAGAAGAGAGGGTTGCTTTATGGAGCCACTGTCATGCACTATTCATCAGATATTCCTTTCCTTCTCTTCAA GCtggtttattttttcttaaacatGCCGAAGCTGTGGAGAAAGATCTTCCTGCAAGGGAGCTTCATGAACTTTTATTGCTTTCTTTGCAATGGCTGAGTGGGATGATTAGTCTTTCCAACCC TGTCTGTCCGTTGCAACTTCTGCGTGAAATTGAAACCAAAGTATGGCTCTTAGCCGTTGAGTCTGAGACTCAGGTGAAGAGTGAAGGAGACttcaattttactttttctATCAGAGAGAATGCTATCAGGAACGACTCCAGTATTATTGACCGAACTGCAAGTATcatatcaaagatggataacCATATAAATACTATGAGGAATAGAACTGTAGAAAAATATGATTCCAGGGAAAACAACCAAATCCCTCACAAGAATCAAGTTGTGGATGCTGGTCTTTCAACTACTTTTGGTGGGAGTACAAAGCCAAAACGAAGGGCCAAAGGATATGTGGCGTTGAGACGCCCAGCTCTAGACTCGGTAGAAAAAAGTGCAGATACTGATGATGGCTCCGGTATCAGTTTCAAAAATGATTTGCAGTTGCAAGAAGAAAACTTGAAAGTAGAAATGTCGTTTTCTAGGTGGGAGGAAAGGGTTGGAGCGGCAGAGCTGGAAAGGGCCGTTCTTTCTTTATTGGAATTTGGGCAAATCACTGCCGCCAAACAACTCCAATATAAATTCTCCCCTGGACAAATACCATCTGAGTTTAGACTTGTGGATGCAGCCTTGAAGCTTGCTTCTATGTCAACTCCTTCTAGCAATGTATCAGTGTCAATGCTTGATGAGGAAGTGCATTCAGTTCTGCAGACATATGGTTTACTGAATAATAAGCACCGTGTTGACCCATTCCAG GTTTTGGAGAGTTTGGTGGTCATTTTTACCGAAGGCAGTGGCCGTGGGCTATGTAAGAAAATAATAGCAGTTATAAAAGCTGCAAACACCTTGGGCCTCTCATTTTTTGAGGCATTCAACAAGCAACCGATTGAGCTACTACAACTGCTTTCTCTTAAAGCACAAGAGTCCTTTGAGGAGGCAAAATTTCTGGTGCAGACTCATCCGATGCCAGCAGCTAGTATTGCTCAAATACTTGCAGAATCTTTCCTGAAG GGTGTGTTGGCTGCACATCGGGGAGGATATATAGATTCACAAAAAGAGGAAGGCCCTGCTCCCTTGCTTTGGAGATTCTCAGACTTCTTGAAATGGGCAGAGCTTTGTCCCTCTGAACCAGAGATCGGGCATGCTTTAATGCGTTTGGTGATAACCGGACAAGAAATACCACATGCCTGTGAG GTTGAGCTTCTTATTCTGTCCCATCATTTCTACAAATCATCTGCTTGCCTTGATGGAGTTGATGTTCTTGTGGCCCTTGCTGCAACTAGGGTTGATGCTTACGTGTTGGAGGGTGATTTCCCATGCTTGGCTCGCCTAATAACTGGAGTTGGAAATTTCTATGCTCTCAATTTCATTCTCGGCATTCTTATAGAAAATGGTCAATTGGATCTGCTTCTTCAGAAGTACTCTGCTGCTGCAGACACAAACACAGGCACTGCTGAGGCTGTCAGAGGATTCCGAATGGCTGTTCTAACATCTTTGAAGCATTTCAACCCTAATGACCTTGATGCATTTGCTCTG GTCTATACTCattttgatatgaaacatgagaCAGCTTCTCTTTTAGAGTCTAGAGCAGAGCAATCATGTGAACAGTGGTTTCGTCGTTATAACAAGGATCAGAATGAAGACTTGTTGGATTCCATGCGCTACTTCATTGAAGCTGCCGAGGTTCACTCTTCCATCGATGCTGGCAATAAAACACGTAAGGATTGTGCTCAAGCTTCCCTTCTATCCCTTCAAATACGAATGCCAGATTTCCAGTGGCTTTATCGATCAGAAACCAATGCTAGACGGGCATTAGTTGAACAGTCTCGTTTCCAAGAAGCTTTAATTGTAGCTGAAGCTTATAACTTGAACCAGCCAAGCGAATGGGCTTTGGTGCTCTGGAACCAAATGCTCAAACCTGAAGTCATGGAGGAGTTTGTAGCTGAATTTGTGGCAGTTTTACCTCTTCAGCCTTCAATGTTGACTGATTTAGCTAAATTTTATAGAGCTGAAGTAGCTGCCAGAGGGGACCAATCTCATTTCTCTGTATGGCTCACAGGGGGAGGGTTACCTGCTGAATGGGCTAAATATTTAGGAAGGTCATTCAGGTGTTTACTGAAGCGAACAAGGGATTTGAGGTTGCGGATGCAGTTGGCTACAGTAGCAACTGGATTTGGGGATATCATTGATGCATGCACGCAAGAAATGGATAAGGTCCCTGACAATGCGGCACCCTTAGTCCTGAGGAAAGGTCATGGTGGTGCTTACCTCCCTTTAATGTGA